The following are from one region of the Sandaracinus amylolyticus genome:
- the atpG gene encoding ATP synthase F1 subunit gamma, translating into MANLKAIRKRIGSVKNTQKITRAMKMVAAARLRRAQQAITELRPYAIKTMEVLSSVATRAGEEDVHPLLARRDRKKVLIVALTSDRGLAGAFNANINKAAFRKWKELEGQGVDVGFAVIGRKARDFLRRRGAKIEFEFTGVFENLSVLKAGEIGRAIVAEYKSDGYDEVLLAYNEFKSAISQKVVLEPLLPIVPQSAGDAEGAGGASVDFIYEPSKVALLDRLLPMYVEIEIFRALLESVASEHGARMTAMDNATKNASELVGKLTLAYNRARQAAITTELMEIIGGAEALKG; encoded by the coding sequence ATGGCCAACCTCAAGGCCATTCGTAAGCGGATCGGAAGCGTCAAGAACACGCAGAAGATCACGCGCGCGATGAAGATGGTCGCCGCTGCTCGGCTCCGGAGAGCACAGCAGGCGATCACCGAGCTGCGGCCCTACGCCATCAAGACGATGGAGGTCCTCAGCTCGGTCGCGACCCGCGCCGGTGAGGAGGATGTCCATCCGCTCCTCGCGCGACGCGACCGCAAGAAGGTGCTGATCGTCGCGCTGACCAGCGACCGCGGCCTCGCGGGCGCGTTCAACGCGAACATCAACAAGGCCGCCTTCCGCAAGTGGAAGGAGCTCGAGGGGCAGGGCGTCGACGTCGGCTTCGCGGTGATCGGCCGCAAGGCGCGCGACTTCCTGCGTCGTCGCGGCGCGAAGATCGAGTTCGAGTTCACCGGCGTCTTCGAGAACCTCTCGGTGCTCAAGGCCGGCGAGATCGGGCGCGCGATCGTCGCGGAGTACAAGAGCGACGGCTACGACGAGGTCCTCCTCGCGTACAACGAGTTCAAGAGCGCCATCTCGCAGAAGGTCGTGCTCGAGCCGCTGCTCCCGATCGTCCCGCAGAGCGCGGGCGACGCGGAGGGTGCGGGCGGCGCGTCGGTCGACTTCATCTACGAGCCGAGCAAGGTCGCGCTGCTGGATCGACTCCTCCCGATGTACGTGGAGATCGAGATCTTCCGCGCGCTGCTCGAGTCGGTCGCGTCGGAGCACGGCGCGCGCATGACGGCGATGGACAACGCGACGAAGAACGCGTCGGAGCTCGTCGGCAAGCTGACTCTCGCCTACAACCGCGCGCGCCAGGCGGCGATCACCACCGAGCTGATGGAGATCATCGGTGGCGCCGAGGCGCTCAAGGGCTGA